In Kocuria turfanensis, a single genomic region encodes these proteins:
- a CDS encoding tectonin domain-containing protein, translated as MRAVHPSAAGTKENITPMQKPTSVSRTRTGLYPALLLAITLTACAPDTRAVEPSDGPAPAEAQATPAQSPPADQVLSPPPESIEVGWTELPGEIREVGIGGTGEDQAVWALSEGSWPGGPEVNWWNGSEWEALGREAAAIDVAPSGYPWIVDSEGRIFEWNGKDWIERPGRARDIGIGVDGSVWIVGTDPAPGGYGIYRWTETSWEQAPGGAVAIDVATQGDAAVGHQSEPWTIDENNRISRWNGSEWEQQPGEARDIGVGANGAIWIVGTASVDGGHSIATWNGEGWASAPGGAVKVSVDADGFPYVVTDDNRLLRGT; from the coding sequence ATGCGCGCCGTGCACCCCAGCGCAGCAGGTACCAAGGAGAACATCACGCCGATGCAGAAACCCACATCCGTGTCCCGCACCCGGACCGGCCTGTACCCAGCCCTCCTGTTGGCGATCACCCTGACGGCGTGTGCGCCGGACACGCGCGCGGTCGAGCCGTCGGACGGGCCGGCGCCTGCTGAGGCGCAGGCGACCCCCGCCCAGTCACCGCCTGCAGACCAGGTGCTGTCGCCGCCTCCGGAGTCCATCGAGGTGGGGTGGACGGAGCTTCCCGGTGAGATCAGGGAGGTCGGTATCGGCGGCACCGGTGAGGACCAGGCGGTCTGGGCACTCAGCGAGGGAAGCTGGCCCGGTGGCCCTGAGGTCAACTGGTGGAACGGCAGCGAGTGGGAGGCCCTCGGACGGGAGGCCGCTGCCATCGACGTGGCCCCGAGCGGGTACCCGTGGATCGTCGACTCCGAAGGCCGCATCTTCGAGTGGAACGGTAAGGACTGGATCGAACGACCGGGGCGCGCCCGCGACATCGGCATCGGTGTCGACGGCTCGGTCTGGATCGTCGGCACCGACCCGGCGCCGGGCGGCTACGGGATCTACCGATGGACCGAGACGAGCTGGGAGCAAGCACCCGGTGGCGCCGTCGCCATCGATGTCGCCACCCAGGGCGATGCCGCGGTGGGACACCAGAGCGAGCCGTGGACCATCGACGAGAACAACCGCATCTCCCGCTGGAACGGCTCCGAGTGGGAGCAGCAACCGGGAGAGGCCCGGGACATCGGAGTGGGCGCCAACGGAGCAATCTGGATCGTCGGAACGGCTTCGGTAGACGGGGGCCACAGCATCGCCACGTGGAACGGCGAGGGCTGGGCATCCGCACCCGGCGGCGCCGTGAAGGTCAGTGTCGACGCTGACGGCTTCCCGTACGTGGTGACCGACGACAACCGGCTCCTGCGCGGGACGTGA
- a CDS encoding GmrSD restriction endonuclease domain-containing protein, with the protein MQHAHDPSARRAGRHPGRWAVAVPLALVLLSGCTDPARTAVDASPAGQALEALPVEEAGSGDDYDRLAQFGDWADPDGNGCDARNDVLARDLTGVVLGDDGCTVLSGTLEDPYTGATIDFRRGPLTSADVQIDHVVALKNAWVTGADRLGADERQALANDPLNLLAVDGPTNGEKSASDAASWLPPNESFRCPYVALQIAVKTRYELFVTAEEKAAMAEVLAGCPEQDLPGDAPAARADRPSPAPSTPDEVYYPDCDAVREAGAAPLRADEPGYRPALDRGGEPGVACED; encoded by the coding sequence ATGCAGCACGCGCACGACCCCTCGGCCCGCCGGGCCGGCCGGCACCCGGGCCGCTGGGCGGTGGCGGTCCCGCTCGCCCTCGTCCTGCTGAGCGGGTGCACCGACCCGGCCCGGACCGCCGTGGACGCCTCCCCGGCCGGACAGGCCCTCGAGGCGCTGCCCGTCGAGGAGGCCGGCAGCGGTGACGACTACGACCGGCTCGCGCAGTTCGGGGACTGGGCCGATCCGGACGGCAACGGCTGCGACGCCCGCAACGACGTCCTGGCCCGGGACCTGACCGGTGTGGTGCTCGGCGACGACGGGTGCACCGTCCTGTCCGGGACGCTGGAGGACCCCTACACGGGGGCGACGATCGACTTCCGCCGCGGGCCCCTGACCTCCGCCGACGTGCAGATCGACCACGTGGTGGCGCTCAAGAACGCGTGGGTCACCGGGGCGGACCGGCTCGGCGCGGACGAGCGTCAGGCGCTGGCCAACGACCCGCTGAACCTGCTGGCCGTGGACGGGCCCACCAACGGGGAGAAGTCCGCCTCGGACGCCGCCTCATGGCTGCCGCCGAACGAGTCGTTCCGCTGCCCGTACGTGGCCCTCCAGATCGCGGTGAAGACCCGCTACGAACTCTTCGTCACCGCCGAGGAGAAGGCGGCCATGGCCGAGGTCCTGGCCGGGTGCCCCGAGCAGGACCTGCCCGGCGACGCCCCCGCGGCCCGGGCCGATCGGCCCTCCCCCGCACCGTCCACCCCCGACGAGGTGTACTACCCGGACTGCGACGCCGTGCGCGAGGCCGGCGCCGCACCGCTGCGCGCGGACGAGCCCGGCTACCGGCCGGCGCTGGACCGCGGCGGGGAGCCGGGCGTGGCCTGCGAGGACTAG
- a CDS encoding esterase-like activity of phytase family protein, with protein MRTVSSAAMAAAIFLTTFTGAAAHEGRTDHRPASVPVLEQRATLSADHLAEGPPSGAEATPANGRTGPFDGQVIPGFSAMVDNGDGTFWAMPDNGFGNRQNSGDFLLRLYLIAPQWETAEGGAGEIEVLETVSLRDPHHRVPFPVVNEDTEERLLTGNDFDIESVVRQPDGSFWIGEEFGPFLLHVDADGVVLEEPVPLADVREGGSGELRSPQNPYLAAGERPDLGASKGFEAMAASKDGRHLYPVLEGAVVGDDDQRRRWIFEFDAERREYTGRTWAYETDTDANLVGDAFMTKKNRLIILERDDFDGPEAVTKRIYAIDLRRTDDAGHLEKELVVDLLGIANPAGIGAETSPGAYGVDEQFSFPFQSVEVLLQLQDGRLLIGNDNNYPGNDARHPGTPDDTELIVLGQDRIRPGAGADAEVIGHRGASGHRPEHTLAAYQLAAAQCADYIEPDLVPTKDGELVARHENEIGGTTDVEDRPEFADRRTTKTVDGTEYTGWFTEDFTLAELRTLRAEERIPDTRPANTAFDGLYPIPTFEEVVDFARRSRTCDGQPLGIAPELKHPTYFDSIGLSMEEPVVEILEVNDHGDRKDPVVLQSFETANLRELDELTDVRLAQLANCTGAPYDLVAAGDPRTYADLTTRDGLREIASYADVLGACKDLMIPREADGTLGEPTAVIADAHAAGLEVHGWTFRAENTFLPAEYRSSADPAEHGDLIGEIRTFLEAGMDGLFSDHPDLAVAAVDERG; from the coding sequence ATGCGCACCGTCTCATCAGCCGCGATGGCCGCGGCCATCTTCCTGACCACGTTCACCGGCGCGGCCGCCCACGAGGGGCGGACGGACCACCGGCCGGCCTCCGTGCCCGTCCTGGAGCAGCGGGCCACGCTCTCCGCCGACCATCTCGCCGAGGGCCCGCCGTCCGGCGCCGAGGCCACGCCCGCCAACGGGCGCACCGGGCCCTTCGACGGTCAGGTGATCCCCGGCTTCTCCGCCATGGTCGACAACGGCGACGGCACCTTCTGGGCCATGCCGGACAACGGGTTCGGCAACCGGCAGAACTCCGGCGACTTCCTCCTGCGGCTCTACCTCATCGCCCCGCAGTGGGAGACCGCCGAGGGCGGGGCCGGGGAGATCGAGGTGCTGGAGACCGTCTCCCTGCGGGACCCGCACCACCGCGTCCCCTTCCCGGTCGTCAACGAGGACACCGAGGAGCGCCTGCTCACGGGCAACGACTTCGACATCGAGTCGGTGGTCCGTCAGCCCGACGGCAGCTTCTGGATCGGCGAGGAGTTCGGGCCCTTCCTGCTCCACGTGGACGCGGACGGGGTCGTGCTCGAGGAGCCCGTTCCGCTGGCCGACGTCCGCGAGGGCGGCAGCGGCGAGCTGAGGTCCCCGCAGAACCCGTACCTGGCGGCCGGAGAGCGGCCCGACCTCGGCGCCAGCAAGGGCTTCGAGGCCATGGCGGCCTCGAAGGACGGCCGCCACCTCTACCCGGTCCTGGAGGGCGCGGTCGTCGGCGACGACGACCAGCGCCGCCGCTGGATCTTCGAGTTCGACGCCGAGCGCCGGGAGTACACCGGGCGCACCTGGGCCTACGAGACGGACACGGACGCCAACCTCGTCGGCGATGCGTTCATGACGAAGAAGAACCGCCTGATCATCCTGGAGCGCGACGACTTCGACGGCCCCGAGGCCGTGACCAAGCGGATCTACGCGATCGACCTGCGCCGCACGGACGACGCCGGGCACCTGGAGAAGGAGCTCGTGGTCGACCTGCTCGGCATCGCCAACCCGGCCGGCATCGGCGCGGAGACGTCCCCCGGGGCCTACGGCGTGGACGAGCAGTTCTCCTTCCCCTTCCAGTCCGTCGAGGTGCTCCTGCAGCTGCAGGACGGCCGCCTGCTGATCGGCAACGACAACAACTATCCCGGCAACGACGCGCGCCACCCGGGCACCCCGGACGACACCGAGCTGATCGTGCTCGGCCAGGACCGCATCCGCCCCGGCGCCGGCGCGGACGCCGAGGTGATCGGGCACCGCGGCGCCTCGGGCCACCGGCCCGAGCACACGCTGGCCGCCTACCAGCTGGCCGCCGCCCAGTGCGCCGACTACATCGAGCCGGACCTCGTGCCCACGAAGGACGGTGAGCTGGTGGCCCGCCACGAGAACGAGATCGGCGGGACCACGGACGTCGAGGACCGCCCGGAGTTCGCCGACCGGCGCACCACCAAGACGGTGGACGGCACCGAGTACACCGGTTGGTTCACCGAGGACTTCACCCTGGCCGAGCTGCGCACGCTGCGGGCGGAGGAGCGCATCCCGGACACGCGCCCGGCCAACACCGCGTTCGACGGCCTCTACCCGATCCCGACCTTCGAGGAGGTCGTCGACTTCGCCCGCCGCTCCCGCACGTGCGACGGTCAGCCCCTGGGGATCGCCCCGGAGCTCAAGCACCCGACGTACTTCGACTCCATCGGGCTCTCCATGGAGGAGCCGGTCGTCGAGATCCTGGAGGTCAACGACCACGGCGACCGGAAGGACCCGGTGGTGCTCCAGAGCTTCGAGACGGCCAACCTGCGCGAGCTCGACGAGCTGACCGACGTCCGGCTCGCCCAGCTGGCCAACTGCACGGGTGCTCCGTACGACCTCGTCGCCGCCGGGGACCCCCGCACCTACGCGGACCTCACCACACGGGACGGGCTGCGGGAGATCGCCTCCTACGCCGACGTCCTCGGCGCCTGCAAGGACCTCATGATCCCGCGCGAGGCCGACGGGACCCTCGGTGAGCCGACGGCGGTGATCGCCGACGCCCATGCCGCCGGGCTCGAGGTCCACGGATGGACCTTCCGCGCGGAGAACACCTTCCTCCCGGCCGAGTACCGCTCGAGCGCCGACCCGGCCGAGCACGGCGACCTGATCGGTGAGATCCGCACGTTCCTCGAGGCGGGCATGGACGGCCTCTTCTCCGACCACCCGGATCTGGCGGTCGCGGCGGTGGACGAGCGGGGCTGA
- a CDS encoding dienelactone hydrolase family protein, translating to MEQTPHQNVTFPSAGEQAHGYLALPEAGRGPGVIVVQEWWGLTDHIRDVADRLAAEGFVALAPDLYGGSITHDADEAAAMMARLPEEEGARLLGGAVDFLLGHEVVTSTTLGTIGFCMGGGFVLALAADQGERIGAAVPFYGVGQGLPDAYQGLRATVQGHYGRQDRSYPVEKAETLEEQIRRESGAPVVEFHYYDAPHAFHNDENRRNYRPDEARSAWGRAVAFLREHVR from the coding sequence GTGGAGCAGACCCCGCACCAGAACGTCACCTTCCCCTCGGCCGGGGAGCAGGCCCACGGCTACCTGGCCCTGCCGGAGGCCGGCCGCGGCCCCGGCGTCATCGTGGTCCAGGAGTGGTGGGGGCTGACGGACCACATCCGCGACGTGGCCGACCGGCTCGCGGCGGAGGGCTTCGTCGCCCTGGCCCCGGACCTCTACGGCGGGTCCATCACCCACGACGCGGACGAGGCCGCCGCGATGATGGCACGGCTGCCCGAGGAGGAGGGCGCCCGCCTGCTCGGCGGAGCAGTGGACTTCCTGCTGGGCCACGAGGTCGTCACGAGCACCACCCTGGGCACCATCGGCTTCTGCATGGGCGGCGGGTTCGTCCTGGCGCTCGCCGCGGACCAGGGCGAGCGGATCGGCGCCGCAGTGCCGTTCTACGGCGTCGGCCAGGGGCTGCCGGACGCCTACCAGGGACTGCGCGCGACCGTGCAGGGCCACTACGGCCGGCAGGACAGGTCCTACCCGGTCGAGAAGGCCGAGACCCTGGAGGAGCAGATCCGCCGGGAGTCCGGGGCCCCGGTCGTGGAGTTCCACTACTACGACGCCCCGCACGCCTTCCACAACGACGAGAACCGGCGCAACTACCGGCCCGACGAGGCCCGGTCGGCCTGGGGGCGCGCGGTCGCGTTCCTGCGGGAGCACGTGCGGTAG
- the dgoD gene encoding galactonate dehydratase: MKITGVTTYTVPPRWLFLKIETDEGVVGWGEPVVEGRAATVAAAVEELSDHLIGQDPRNIEDLWTVLYRGGFYRGGPILMSALAGIDQALWDIKGKALGVPVHELLGGKVRDRIRVYSWIGGDRPTETAAAARAAVERGFGAVKMNGTAELQYVDSWDKIDLCLESVRAVREAVGPDIGIGVDFHGRVHKPMAKVLLRELEPYRLMFIEEPVLSENVDGFLDPLRSTSTPIALGERLYSRWDFKDVLASGAVDIIQPDPSHCGGITEARKIAHMAEAYDVALALHCPLGPIALAACLQIDAGCYNAFIQEQSLGIHYNESNDLLDYLADPSVFDYEDGMVRIPGGPGLGIEVNEDYVLERAREGHRWRNPVWRHADGSFAEW; the protein is encoded by the coding sequence ATGAAGATCACCGGCGTGACGACCTACACCGTTCCCCCGCGGTGGCTGTTCCTGAAGATCGAGACCGACGAGGGCGTCGTGGGATGGGGCGAACCGGTCGTCGAGGGCCGGGCGGCGACCGTGGCCGCCGCCGTCGAGGAGCTCTCGGACCACCTGATCGGCCAGGACCCCCGCAACATCGAGGACCTGTGGACCGTGCTGTACCGCGGCGGGTTCTACCGCGGCGGGCCGATCCTGATGAGCGCCCTGGCCGGCATCGACCAGGCCCTGTGGGACATCAAGGGCAAGGCCCTCGGGGTGCCGGTGCACGAGCTGCTCGGCGGGAAGGTCCGCGACCGGATCCGCGTCTACTCCTGGATCGGCGGGGACCGCCCCACCGAGACCGCCGCCGCGGCCCGGGCCGCCGTCGAGCGCGGCTTCGGCGCGGTGAAGATGAACGGCACCGCGGAGCTGCAGTACGTCGACAGCTGGGACAAGATCGACCTCTGCCTGGAGAGCGTGCGGGCGGTGCGTGAGGCGGTGGGCCCGGACATCGGCATCGGGGTGGATTTCCACGGCCGCGTGCACAAGCCCATGGCCAAGGTGCTGCTGCGCGAGCTCGAGCCCTACAGGCTGATGTTCATCGAGGAGCCCGTCCTCAGCGAGAACGTCGACGGCTTCCTCGACCCCCTGCGCAGCACGTCCACGCCCATCGCCCTGGGCGAGCGGCTGTACTCCCGGTGGGACTTCAAGGACGTCCTGGCCTCCGGGGCCGTGGACATCATCCAGCCCGACCCCTCCCACTGCGGCGGCATCACCGAGGCCCGCAAGATCGCGCACATGGCCGAGGCCTACGACGTCGCCCTGGCCCTGCACTGCCCCCTGGGCCCCATCGCCCTCGCGGCGTGCCTGCAGATCGACGCCGGGTGCTACAACGCCTTCATCCAGGAGCAGAGCCTGGGCATCCACTACAACGAGAGCAACGACCTGCTGGACTACCTGGCCGACCCGTCGGTCTTCGACTACGAGGACGGCATGGTCCGCATCCCCGGCGGGCCCGGGCTGGGCATCGAGGTCAACGAGGACTACGTCCTGGAACGGGCCCGCGAGGGCCACCGCTGGCGCAACCCGGTCTGGCGCCACGCCGACGGCTCCTTCGCGGAGTGGTGA
- a CDS encoding 2-dehydro-3-deoxy-6-phosphogalactonate aldolase produces the protein MTHTPTGLVAILRGLTPQEAPEVGDRLYAAGFRALEVPLNSPDPLTSVRVLRENLPQDCAVGAGTVLTVEEVRAAHAAGAGLVVSPAMDPEVIAETVGLGMRSYPGVTTPTEAFAALRAGARSLKLFPSEAVGIAGMTAWRAVLPADVEFLPVGGVDAGNLRDWVAAGAGGAGIGSSLYRPGVSGPDLSARAEALVRAWRSASDHPEN, from the coding sequence ATGACGCACACCCCCACCGGCCTCGTCGCCATCCTGCGGGGCCTCACCCCGCAGGAGGCCCCCGAGGTCGGGGACCGGCTGTACGCGGCGGGCTTCCGCGCCCTCGAGGTCCCGCTGAACTCCCCCGACCCGTTGACCTCGGTCCGGGTGCTGCGCGAGAACCTCCCGCAGGACTGCGCCGTGGGCGCGGGCACCGTCCTGACGGTCGAGGAGGTCCGGGCCGCCCACGCCGCGGGGGCCGGCCTCGTCGTGTCCCCGGCCATGGACCCGGAGGTCATCGCCGAGACGGTCGGCCTCGGCATGCGCAGCTACCCCGGCGTGACCACTCCCACCGAGGCCTTCGCCGCGCTCCGGGCCGGCGCCCGGAGCCTCAAGCTCTTCCCCTCCGAGGCGGTCGGGATCGCCGGGATGACGGCCTGGCGGGCCGTGCTCCCGGCGGACGTCGAGTTCCTGCCCGTGGGCGGGGTCGACGCCGGGAACCTCCGGGACTGGGTGGCCGCCGGGGCCGGCGGGGCGGGCATCGGCTCGTCCCTCTACCGCCCCGGTGTGTCCGGGCCCGACCTGTCCGCCCGCGCCGAGGCCCTCGTCCGGGCCTGGCGCTCGGCGAGCGACCACCCCGAGAACTGA
- a CDS encoding 2-dehydro-3-deoxygalactonokinase, which translates to MPQLSSDPSAPAPCAPGPDGSRLVALDWGTTSARAYLLDSAGTVLDTAPAGRGILAVTDGLTTDQERRAAFEEEFERMCGRWLEAHPSVPVLASGMVGSNQGWADVPYQRLPQDLGALAGALTEIPTRRGPVHVVPGLLADGVLPQVMRGEETQILGVLESAHGDTDTGERRGTLVVLPGTHTKWVRVEERRVLDFLTVMTGEVYGLVTRHSILGRLARRPDAPDLGAFDRGVRTSLGADPDGGILATLFSARTLPLTGRLAAEQVDDYVSGLMIGAEVASCVRGRLASGGSPGARPPEVLLCGEPELCRRYQRALHQLGVDAPVVGGDVVTHGLRSIALAAGLLDPPAKGTA; encoded by the coding sequence GTGCCCCAGCTCTCATCCGACCCCTCTGCACCCGCCCCTTGTGCACCCGGCCCGGACGGCTCCCGGCTCGTCGCGCTGGACTGGGGGACGACCTCGGCGCGGGCCTATCTGCTCGACAGCGCCGGCACCGTCCTCGACACCGCGCCGGCGGGCCGGGGCATCCTGGCCGTCACCGACGGGCTGACCACCGACCAGGAGCGCCGCGCGGCCTTCGAGGAGGAGTTCGAGCGGATGTGCGGGCGGTGGCTGGAGGCGCACCCGTCGGTCCCCGTGCTGGCCTCCGGCATGGTCGGCAGCAACCAGGGCTGGGCGGACGTGCCGTATCAGCGCCTGCCCCAGGACCTCGGCGCCCTCGCCGGGGCGCTGACGGAGATTCCCACCCGCCGTGGTCCCGTGCACGTGGTGCCGGGGCTGCTGGCGGACGGCGTGCTGCCCCAGGTGATGCGCGGGGAGGAGACCCAGATCCTGGGCGTGCTCGAGTCCGCCCACGGCGACACGGACACCGGCGAGCGCCGCGGGACGCTCGTGGTCCTGCCCGGCACCCACACCAAGTGGGTGCGCGTGGAGGAACGCCGCGTCCTCGATTTCCTCACCGTGATGACGGGCGAGGTCTACGGCCTGGTCACCCGGCACAGCATCCTGGGCCGGCTCGCCCGTCGGCCCGACGCGCCCGACCTGGGGGCCTTCGACCGCGGGGTCCGGACGTCGCTGGGCGCGGACCCCGACGGCGGGATCCTGGCCACCCTCTTCTCCGCCCGGACCCTGCCGCTAACCGGGCGCCTGGCCGCCGAGCAGGTGGACGACTACGTCTCCGGGCTGATGATCGGCGCCGAGGTGGCCTCCTGCGTGCGCGGCCGGCTGGCCTCCGGCGGCTCCCCCGGCGCCCGGCCGCCGGAGGTGCTGCTGTGCGGGGAGCCGGAGCTGTGCCGGCGCTACCAGCGCGCCCTGCACCAGCTCGGCGTCGACGCCCCGGTGGTCGGCGGCGACGTCGTCACCCACGGCCTGCGGAGCATCGCGCTCGCCGCCGGCCTTCTCGATCCCCCAGCGAAAGGAACGGCATGA
- a CDS encoding IclR family transcriptional regulator: MTSESSPPRPPVPQGTLTLARGLDILHAVAEGAHDLRGVVDATGIGRSTAHRLIQLLELRGFVRTVHGTSYTLGPQLIDYGFRALHQQPLPVLARPVLERLAATVQDTVHLAVEDAGQVLYLDKIPGSRGAEMRSRIGHRMPLTRTGIGKSLLLDEPHRWAEQYTAEHPGAHSPEELAAFRRTMQDYAGQDSTMDLEENEPGIRCVAAPVRDARGAVVAAISVSATQPYMPAERMQALVPVVRQAAQAIGRELGRSA; the protein is encoded by the coding sequence ATGACCTCCGAGAGCAGCCCGCCCCGGCCACCCGTCCCGCAGGGGACCCTCACGCTCGCCCGCGGCCTCGACATCCTGCACGCCGTCGCGGAGGGCGCCCACGACCTGAGGGGCGTCGTGGACGCCACCGGCATCGGCCGCAGCACGGCGCACCGGCTGATCCAGCTGCTGGAGCTGCGAGGCTTCGTCCGGACGGTCCACGGCACCTCCTACACGCTGGGGCCCCAGCTCATCGACTACGGCTTCCGCGCCCTGCACCAGCAGCCCCTGCCGGTCCTTGCCCGCCCGGTCCTGGAGCGGCTGGCGGCCACGGTGCAGGACACCGTGCACCTGGCCGTGGAGGACGCCGGGCAGGTGCTCTACCTCGACAAGATCCCCGGATCGCGGGGAGCCGAGATGCGCTCGCGGATCGGGCACCGGATGCCGCTGACCCGCACGGGCATCGGCAAGTCCCTGCTCCTGGACGAGCCGCACCGCTGGGCGGAGCAGTACACCGCGGAGCACCCGGGGGCGCACTCCCCGGAGGAGCTCGCCGCGTTCCGCCGGACGATGCAGGACTACGCCGGTCAGGACAGCACCATGGACCTGGAGGAGAACGAACCCGGGATCCGCTGCGTCGCGGCTCCCGTCCGCGACGCCCGCGGCGCGGTCGTGGCGGCGATCAGCGTCTCGGCCACGCAGCCGTACATGCCCGCCGAGCGCATGCAGGCGCTCGTGCCGGTCGTGCGGCAGGCGGCGCAGGCCATCGGGCGCGAGCTCGGCCGCAGCGCGTGA
- a CDS encoding maleylpyruvate isomerase family mycothiol-dependent enzyme, with the protein MTEIWPVVHAERQSLAQDLEHLALPQWATPSLCPGWDVHDVLAHLVDDASTTRLSFLCRLAAAGFDFDRCNARGIARERRADPRATLAAFRAVSGRTTSAPAPPATRLVEAFVHGEDIRRPLGLQRAYPPAPVVEALRHQLRTSVRIGGGKERAQEVRVVATDAGLASGTGPEVRGPAVALLLAVSGRAVGPGELTGPGAAALRR; encoded by the coding sequence ATGACCGAGATCTGGCCCGTGGTGCACGCCGAGCGTCAGTCGCTGGCCCAGGACCTGGAGCACCTGGCCCTGCCGCAGTGGGCCACCCCGTCGTTGTGCCCCGGCTGGGACGTCCACGACGTCCTGGCGCACCTCGTCGACGACGCGAGCACGACGCGGCTCAGCTTCCTGTGCCGTCTCGCCGCCGCCGGCTTCGACTTCGACCGCTGCAACGCCCGGGGGATCGCCCGGGAGCGCCGGGCCGATCCGCGCGCGACCCTGGCCGCCTTCCGCGCGGTCAGCGGCCGGACGACGAGCGCCCCGGCACCGCCGGCCACCCGGCTGGTCGAGGCGTTCGTGCACGGAGAGGACATCCGGCGGCCCCTCGGCCTCCAGCGCGCCTATCCGCCCGCGCCCGTCGTCGAGGCCCTGCGCCACCAGCTGCGGACCAGTGTGCGGATCGGGGGTGGCAAGGAGCGCGCGCAGGAGGTGCGCGTCGTGGCCACCGACGCCGGGCTCGCGTCCGGCACGGGCCCGGAGGTGCGCGGCCCCGCCGTCGCCCTGCTGCTGGCGGTGTCCGGGCGCGCGGTCGGGCCGGGGGAGCTCACCGGCCCGGGTGCCGCGGCCCTCCGCCGCTGA
- a CDS encoding DUF1801 domain-containing protein, whose product MEKTPQPVEEFLEGVTPRKRRADAERLLPLFARATGETPTMWGTIIGFGEYHYRYASGHEGDAPAASFAPRRATTTVYLFDGVGAYPDELARLGPHTTGVGCLYLKDLDTIDLGVLEDVVAASYRAVTRGIFGQRARDGASSD is encoded by the coding sequence GTGGAGAAGACACCCCAGCCGGTCGAGGAGTTCCTCGAAGGCGTCACGCCCCGGAAACGCCGGGCCGACGCCGAGCGGCTGCTCCCGCTGTTCGCCCGCGCCACCGGAGAGACCCCCACCATGTGGGGCACGATCATCGGCTTCGGCGAGTACCACTACCGCTACGCCAGCGGCCACGAGGGTGACGCCCCGGCTGCGAGCTTCGCCCCGCGCAGGGCCACCACCACCGTCTACCTGTTCGACGGCGTGGGCGCCTACCCCGATGAGCTGGCTCGGCTGGGCCCCCACACGACGGGCGTCGGGTGCCTCTACCTCAAGGACCTCGACACCATCGACCTCGGTGTGCTGGAGGACGTCGTCGCCGCCTCGTACCGCGCCGTGACCCGCGGGATCTTCGGTCAGCGTGCCCGCGACGGCGCTTCCTCGGACTGA